The Impatiens glandulifera chromosome 3, dImpGla2.1, whole genome shotgun sequence genome contains a region encoding:
- the LOC124931644 gene encoding transcription factor bHLH149-like yields the protein MASSSSSPISTFDGGYERSQESNRKKRRKIIRGDAAKINDVQMNRLQWKTNAEQQIYSVNLVEALRRTPSSPETVSNAGIRSIRETADRVLAVSARGRTRWSRAILSCRLRSKLVNKRHKKVKLSGKIQPKRKPARTNAPPPLQRKVQILGRLVPGCRKLPFHNLLEETTDYIAALEMQIKAMSALAVLLNGAGSSTAAGSDQNS from the coding sequence ATGGCGTCATCTTCGTCGTCTCCGATCTCAACTTTTGATGGCGGTTACGAGAGATCGCAAGAGTCCAATCgcaagaagagaagaaaaatcaTTCGTGGTGACGCGGCTAAGATAAACGATGTCCAAATGAATCGATTGCAATGGAAAACCAACGCCGAACAGCAGATCTACTCCGTCAACCTCGTCGAAGCCCTACGCCGGACTCCGTCGTCTCCGGAGACAGTTTCTAACGCCGGAATCCGATCCATTAGGGAGACAGCCGACCGAGTTCTGGCTGTCTCCGCTAGGGGAAGAACTCGGTGGAGCAGAGCGATTCTCTCATGTCGACTCAGATCGAAGCTGGTTAATAAGAGGCATAAGAAAGTGAAATTATCAGGTAAGATCCAACCGAAAAGAAAGCCGGCTAGAACAAATGCTCCGCCGCCGTTACAACGAAAAGTGCAAATTCTCGGCCGGTTAGTTCCCGGCTGCCGGAAACTTCCGTTCCATAACCTTCTTGAAGAAACCACAGACTACATCGCAGCGCTCGAGATGCAAATCAAAGCGATGAGTGCTCTCGCCGTCCTACTCAACGGCGCCGGATCTTCAACCGCCGCCGGTTCCGATCAAAATTCCTAG
- the LOC124929515 gene encoding intermediate cleaving peptidase 55, mitochondrial: protein MQSLRRASCRWILCKRSSKSNTRTYSSKNVVDVGQPTAASHPWLMKEGEMTPGLSSDEYISRRKKLLEILPEGSLAIVAASPVKMMTDVVPYTYRQEADYLYITGCQQPGGVAVLGHEFGLCMFMPKASPHDLIWQGQVAGVGEALNTFKAELSYPMGRLEEILSKMMKRASTLFHNLNTSSRSYMDLEAFQKAGHDGRVKDLSVYTHEVRWIKSEAELMLMRESASIACQALLQTMLHSKAFPDEGFLSAKFEYECRKRGAQRMAFNPVVGGGPNGTVIHYSRNDQKIRDGDLVLMDVGCELHGYVSDLTRTWSPCAHFSPVQEELYSLILETNKECIKLCRPGISISEIHNYSVDKMRKGLKEIGVLKNDNAHNYHPINPTNIGHYLGMDVHDCSTINYNRVLKPGAVITIEPGVYIPSNYDVPERYRGIGIRIEDEVLITESGYEVLTGSIPKEIKQMESLVNNYSPYGMESNFQNISKAASRG, encoded by the exons ATGCAGAGTCTCCGACGAGCATCTTGCCGTTGGATACTATGTAAGCGG TCATCAAAAAGCAATACCCGTACATATTCTTCGAAGAATGTTGTCGACGTGGGGCAGCCAACTGCTGCTTCTCACCCTTGG ttgatGAAGGAAGGGGAGATGACACCCGGTTTAAGTAGTGACGAGTATATTTCAAGGAGAAAGAAACTATTGGAGATTCTTCCAGAGGGAAGTTTGGCAATAGTTGCAGCATCACCAGTTAAGATGATGACCGATGTTGTGCCTTACACGTATCGACAGGAAGccgattatttatatatcactGGCTGTCAGCAACCTGGTGGTGTAGCTGTCTTGGGTCACGAGTTTGGTTTGTGCATGTTTATGCCTAAAGCAAGTCCCCAT GATCTTATTTGGCAAGGGCAAGTTGCTGGAGTTGGCGAAGCTTTAAATACGTTTAAAGCTGAACTATCTTATCCAATGGGAAGGTTAGAAGAG ATTCTTTCTAAGATGATGAAACGTGCATCCACACTGTTCCACAATTTAAATACATCCAGTCGGAGTTACATGGATTTAGAAGCCTTTCAGAAGGCTGGTCATGATGGAAGAGTAAAAGACCTTTCTGTTTACACCCACGAAGTACGATGGATAAAATCAGAAGCAGAACTTATGCTAATGAGAGAATCAGCATCAATAGCTTGCCAG GCACTCTTACAGACCATGTTGCATTCAAAGGCATTTCCTGATGAAGGATTTCTCTCAGCTAAGTTTGAATACGAATGCAGAAAAAGAGGTGCTCAGAGAATGGC ATTTAACCCTGTTGTGGGTGGTGGGCCCAACGGGACTGTTATACATTATTCTCGGAATGATCAGAAA ATCCGAGATGGAGATCTTGTCCTCATGGATGTTGGTTGTGAGTTGCATGGTTATGTTAGTGATCTCACTCGTACCTGGTCACCGTGTGCCCATTTCTCCCCAGTTCAG gAAGAACTTTACAGCCTTATTTTGGAAACAAACAAGGAATGTATCAAGCTTTGCAGGCCTGGCATAAGCATTTCGGAAATACACAACTATTCG GTTGATAAGATGCGGAAAGGATTGAAAGAGATCGGTGTACTGAAAAATGATAATGCTCATAATTATCATCCAATCAATCCTACTAATATAG GCCACTACCTAGGAATGGATGTTCACGATTGCTCTACAATCAACTATAACCGTGTCCTGAAACCCGGTGCT GTTATAACAATTGAACCAGGAGTTTATATTCCATCTAACTATGATGTACCGGAGAG GTATCGGGGCATTGGGATAAGGATAGAGGATGAAGTACTTATTACAGAATCTGGTTATGAG GTACTGACTGGATCAATACCTAAAGAAATTAAGCAGATGGAATCTTTAGTTAACAATTATAGCCCATATGGAATGGAGTCCAACTTCCAGAACATCAGCAAGGCTGCATCCAGAGGATAG
- the LOC124929578 gene encoding AP-3 complex subunit mu: protein MLQCIFLISDSGEVMLEKQLTGHRVDRSICAWFWEQVLVQGDSIKLPPVIASPTHYLFQIARDGITFLACTQVEMPPLMAIEFLCRAADVLSDYLGGLNEDVIKDNFVIVYELLDEMIDNGFPLTTEPNILREMITPPNLVSKVLSVVTGNSSNMSNTLPGATASCVPWRTTDPKHSGNEVFVDLVEELDAIINRDGALVKCEVYGVVQVKSQLPGLPDLTLSFANSSILNDVRFHPCVRYRPWESQQIMSFVPPDGEFKLMSYRVKKLKNVPIYVKPQLSSESGTCRISVMVGIKNDPGGKTIDNVTLEFQLPPAVLSADLTSNHGTVNILQDKTCSWLIGRIPKDKAPSMSGTLMLETGIERLHYFPTFRVGFRIMGIALSGLKIDKLELKNLPKQPYKGFRALTKAGEFDVRS from the exons ATGTTGCAATGCATCTTTCTAATATCAGATTCTGG GGAGGTAATGCTGGAAAAGCAACTTACTGGACATCGGGTTGATCGATCTATTTGTGCCTGGTTTTGGGAACAAGTCCTAGTGCAGGGTGATTCTATCAAG CTTCCTCCGGTAATTGCTTCCCCTACGCACTACCTGTTTCAAATTGCCCGCGATGGAATTACGTTTCTAGCATGCACCCAAGTTGAAATGCCACCTCTAATGGCAATTGAG TTCCTTTGCAGGGCAGCTGATGTGCTTTCGGACTATCTTGGAGGTCTAAACGAAGATGTcataaaagataattttgtaATTGTATATGAG CTTTTGGATGAGATGATAGATAATGGATTCCCACTCACAACTGAGCCTAACATTCTGAGAGAGATGATAACCCCCCCAAATCTTGTGAGCAAAGTATTGAGTGTTGTTACTGGAAACAGTTCGAATATGAGTAACACTCTTCCAGGTGCAACAGCTTCATGCGTACCCTGGAGGACCACAGATCCGAAGCATTCTGGGAATGAGGTTTTTGTAGATTTGGTTGAAGAGTTGGATGCTATTATAAACAG GGATGGAGCTCTTGTAAAGTGTGAGGTATATGGTGTGGTCCAAGTGAAGTCCCAGCTCCCCGGGCTTCCTGATCTGACCCTTTCTTTTGCGAATTCTTCCATTTTGAATGATGTGAGGTTCCATCCTTGTGTTCGCTATCGCCCATGGGAATCTCAGCAAATTATGTCCTTTGTACCTCCTGATGGAGAATTTAAACTCATGAGTTACAG GGTTAAAAAACTGAAGAATGTACCAATATATGTGAAACCTCAGCTATCATCAGAATCTGGGACATGCCGAATCTCTGTTATGGTTGGGATAAAAAACGATCCAGGAGGGAAAACTATCGATAATGTAACATTGGAGTTTCAGCTTCCTCCTGCTGTTCTATCAGCTGATCTGACCTCAAATCATGGCACAGTAAACATTCTTCAAGACAAg ACATGTTCTTGGTTGATTGGACGGATTCCCAAGGACAAGGCTCCATCAATGTCTGGTACATTAATGCTCGAAACAGGGATTGAACGATTACATTATTTTCCAACCTTTCGTGTTGGTTTCAGAATAATGGGTATTGCACTTTCTGGTTTGAAGATAGATAAGCTAGAACTCAAGAACTTACCTAAGCAGCCTTACAAAGGTTTTCGTGCACTTACAAAGGCAGGAGAATTTGATGTTAGGTCATAG
- the LOC124933046 gene encoding uncharacterized protein LOC124933046 isoform X2 codes for MDFQTLTRRELQALCKKNKIPANLTNVAMADSLKALDIVDGIEEFLNNRSEFESEQSIVDTPIAPRTSCRSSARKVPINDDAVNSQILTRTRRGAKTVVAGEDNENGKLDVPETPAGQSCRRRAPIAPVRPKMETQLEIEMEAEKKEQLIQAEEEKKGVPETPVATTAHRLRATRSSARVVSVNQKVEASMSNVRSTRRTTTRNTENSVMELSLDGDDEIEPANLDDDEKKDIPSKVETPVVPSEGIAEIITQDSEPSSQTMDVESEVTEETKDDVIETEIDEVSGQTLNAEAEMDEDVEILSENSIEKLQESSEPSSQTMNVQSEETKDYVMKTENDEVSGQTLNAEAEMDEDEDVLKTNEGMGVSIAHLGDQFDKSLNLGDEIIEKKEVAVKDYSVCSLRQLKKQVKQIAANKGKKNDASEEEEVVNARAALQNLSENSMVVDKN; via the exons ATGGATTTCCAGACTCTCACAAGAAGAGAACTCCAGGCTCTATGCAAGAAGAACAAGATCCCTGCTAACTTGACCAATGTTGCCATGGCCGATTCTCTCAAAGCTCTCGATATC GTCGATGGGATTGAGGAGTTTTTGAATAACCGATCTGAATTTGAATCTGAGCAATCCATCGTTGATACGCCAATTGCCCCTCGCACTAGCTGTAGATCATCTGCTCGAAAGGTACCAATCAATGACGATGCGGTTAATTCCCAGATTCTAACAAGGACTCGACGAGGGGCCAAGACTGTTGTTGCTGGAGAAGACAATGAAAATGGGAAGCTTGACGTCCCTGAAACTCCAGCAGGACAGAGTTGCCGAAGAAGGGCTCCAATTGCTCCAGTTCGGCCAAAGATGGAGACCCAGTTGGAGATTGAGATGGAAGCTGAGAAAAAGGAACAATTGATTCAAGCTGAGGAGGAGAAAAAGGGTGTTCCTGAAACGCCTGTGGCAACTACGGCCCACCGATTGAGGGCTACACGTTCTTCAGCTCGCGTAGTGTCTGTGAATCAGAAGGTGGAGGCTTCTATGAGTAATGTCCGTAGCACTCGTAGAACTACTACAAGAAATACTGAAAACAGTGTAATGGAGTTGAGTTTGGATGGTGATGATGAGATTGAACCTGCAAATCTCGATGATGATG AAAAGAAGGATATTCCCAGTAAAGTAGAGACTCCTGTTGTACCATCTGAAGGCATTGCAGAGATTATAACCCAGGATTCAGAACCTTCCAGTCAGACAATGGATGTGGAATCCGAAGTAACTGAAGAGACTAAAGATGATGTTATTGAAACTGAGATTGATGAAGTATCTGGTCAGACTTTGAATGCAGAAGCGGAAATGGATGAAGATGTTGAGATTTTATCTGAAAACTCAATTGAGAAATTACAAGAGAGTTCAGAACCTTCCAGTCAGACCATGAATGTGCAATCTGAAGAAACTAAAGACTATGTTATGAAGACCGAGAATGATGAAGTATCTGGTCAGACTTTGAATGCAGAAGCAGAAATGGATGAAG ATGAAGATGTATTGAAAACAAATGAGGGAATGGGTGTTTCAATTGCCCATTTGGGGGATCAATTTGATAAATCACTCAATTTGGGAGATGAAATCATTGAAAAGAAGG AGGTGGCCGTGAAAGACTACAGTGTTTGCAGTTTGAGGCAGCTGAAGAAGCAAGTCAAACAAATTGCTGCAAACAAGGGAAAGAAGAATGATGCATCAGAAGAGGAGGAGGTTGTAAATGCAAGAGCAGCCTTGCAAAATCTTTCAGAAAACAGTATGGTGGTTGATAAAAACTAA
- the LOC124933046 gene encoding uncharacterized protein LOC124933046 isoform X1 — protein MDFQTLTRRELQALCKKNKIPANLTNVAMADSLKALDIVDGIEEFLNNRSEFESEQSIVDTPIAPRTSCRSSARKVPINDDAVNSQILTRTRRGAKTVVAGEDNENGKLDVPETPAGQSCRRRAPIAPVRPKMETQLEIEMEAEKKEQLIQAEEEKKGVPETPVATTAHRLRATRSSARVVSVNQKVEASMSNVRSTRRTTTRNTENSVMELSLDGDDEIEPANLDDDEKKDIPSKVETPVVPSEGIAEIITQDSEPSSQTMDVESEVTEETKDDVIETEIDEVSGQTLNAEAEMDEDVEILSENSIEKLQESSEPSSQTMNVQSEETKDYVMKTENDEVSGQTLNAEAEMDEGDEDVLKTNEGMGVSIAHLGDQFDKSLNLGDEIIEKKEVAVKDYSVCSLRQLKKQVKQIAANKGKKNDASEEEEVVNARAALQNLSENSMVVDKN, from the exons ATGGATTTCCAGACTCTCACAAGAAGAGAACTCCAGGCTCTATGCAAGAAGAACAAGATCCCTGCTAACTTGACCAATGTTGCCATGGCCGATTCTCTCAAAGCTCTCGATATC GTCGATGGGATTGAGGAGTTTTTGAATAACCGATCTGAATTTGAATCTGAGCAATCCATCGTTGATACGCCAATTGCCCCTCGCACTAGCTGTAGATCATCTGCTCGAAAGGTACCAATCAATGACGATGCGGTTAATTCCCAGATTCTAACAAGGACTCGACGAGGGGCCAAGACTGTTGTTGCTGGAGAAGACAATGAAAATGGGAAGCTTGACGTCCCTGAAACTCCAGCAGGACAGAGTTGCCGAAGAAGGGCTCCAATTGCTCCAGTTCGGCCAAAGATGGAGACCCAGTTGGAGATTGAGATGGAAGCTGAGAAAAAGGAACAATTGATTCAAGCTGAGGAGGAGAAAAAGGGTGTTCCTGAAACGCCTGTGGCAACTACGGCCCACCGATTGAGGGCTACACGTTCTTCAGCTCGCGTAGTGTCTGTGAATCAGAAGGTGGAGGCTTCTATGAGTAATGTCCGTAGCACTCGTAGAACTACTACAAGAAATACTGAAAACAGTGTAATGGAGTTGAGTTTGGATGGTGATGATGAGATTGAACCTGCAAATCTCGATGATGATG AAAAGAAGGATATTCCCAGTAAAGTAGAGACTCCTGTTGTACCATCTGAAGGCATTGCAGAGATTATAACCCAGGATTCAGAACCTTCCAGTCAGACAATGGATGTGGAATCCGAAGTAACTGAAGAGACTAAAGATGATGTTATTGAAACTGAGATTGATGAAGTATCTGGTCAGACTTTGAATGCAGAAGCGGAAATGGATGAAGATGTTGAGATTTTATCTGAAAACTCAATTGAGAAATTACAAGAGAGTTCAGAACCTTCCAGTCAGACCATGAATGTGCAATCTGAAGAAACTAAAGACTATGTTATGAAGACCGAGAATGATGAAGTATCTGGTCAGACTTTGAATGCAGAAGCAGAAATGGATGAAGGTG ATGAAGATGTATTGAAAACAAATGAGGGAATGGGTGTTTCAATTGCCCATTTGGGGGATCAATTTGATAAATCACTCAATTTGGGAGATGAAATCATTGAAAAGAAGG AGGTGGCCGTGAAAGACTACAGTGTTTGCAGTTTGAGGCAGCTGAAGAAGCAAGTCAAACAAATTGCTGCAAACAAGGGAAAGAAGAATGATGCATCAGAAGAGGAGGAGGTTGTAAATGCAAGAGCAGCCTTGCAAAATCTTTCAGAAAACAGTATGGTGGTTGATAAAAACTAA
- the LOC124933043 gene encoding probable serine/threonine-protein kinase kinX, whose protein sequence is MDFHTLTRRQLQALCKKNKIPANLTNVAMADSLKALDLVEGIEEFLIDRSKCESEQSNIETPIAPRTGGRSSARRLPIKEDAVSSQIVTRTRRGGKDKENAKLDVNETPAGQSCRRRAPIAPVRPKMEAQLEIEMEIEKKEQSNQGEEKKDVPETPMATKGQRLTRATRSSTLVGGNQKVETCTKKVSTRTRRSTRLLENKMMELNLNDDDEIEHMKLDVASDNVVQLLDDKGTESQTIDEDVPSKVETLVAPSEGVEEQEEDIQESKGDEDILNKTQNSEDSSHTLDVEPEETEENVHASEIESYELSDQSLNVEPVFEELKEFIQESKGDEDILSKTLDVQPEEVEDDVQRVEETEEVEDEVKEIEEAEEAEDGVQKVEETEVVEEGVQKLEETEVVEHGVQKVEQTEVVEHGVQMVEETEEVEDDVQMVEETEEVNDDVQEIEETEEVEEDIQEVEDDVLMVEETEEVDDDVQEIGEAEEVDEDVQEIAETEVVEEVENVEDDVLMVEETGEVDDDVQEIGEAEEVDEDVQEIEETEVVEEVEKVEDDVLMVEETGEVDDDVQEIEGAEDEQKVEETKDVEDGVQKVEEAEEADDNVKMVEDVVREIEDDVQKVEEIEEVEVDDQKVVQEVEETEEAEDNVQMVENVVREIEETKVVECDVQMVEDVVQEIEDDVQNVEVDVQEVEETEEAEDNVQMVEDVVREIEDDVQEVEKIEEVEVDVQKVEETEEAEDNVQMVENVVREIEETKVVEDDVQMVEDVVLMVEVDVQKVEETHEDDHVSEMESYEVFDQTLNAEPDNLLQEGIKEVVEDLQESKEDLVSKIENWDVSSQNSNVQADWVEEVEDDAKSIEDNKITVELQENNEEDISKTTEGFDVTIAQLEDKVKALQLNDESIEMGFDDLVTGDRDAEKNIDVAAIHVESVISPFKKPSLSLSSSSSSGHESFHILDVNEEEEKKKSELTTTTEEDAVMMKKDYSICSLRQLKKEFKQIAAVNNKGKKDAVSEQLVVTAARPALQVISENFKMVGN, encoded by the exons ATGGATTTCCACACTCTAACAAGAAGACAACTCCAAGCTCTCTGCAAGAAGAACAAGATCCCCGCTAACTTGACGAATGTCGCCATGGCCGATTCACTCAAAGCTCTTGATCTC GTCGAGGGGATTGAGGAGTTTTTGATTGACCGATCAAAATGTGAATCGGAGCAATCCAACATTGAAACGCCAATTGCTCCTCGCACTGGCGGTAGATCATCTGCTCGACGGTTACCAATCAAGGAAGATGCAGTTAGTTCCCAGATTGTGACAAGGACACGACGAGGGGGCAAAGACAAGGAAAATGCGAAGCTGGACGTCAATGAAACTCCAGCAGGACAGAGTTGTCGAAGAAGGGCTCCAATCGCTCCAGTTCGGCCAAAGATGGAGGCCCAGTTGGAGATTGAGATGgaaattgaaaagaaagaacaatCGAATCAAGGTGAGGAGAAAAAGGATGTCCCTGAAACGCCAATGGCAACTAAGGGCCAACGATTGACTAGGGCTACGCGTTCTTCAACTCTAGTGGGTGGGAATCAGAAGGTGGAGACTTGTACGAAGAAAGTCAGCACTCGTACTCGTAGAAGTACAAGATTATTGGAAAATAAAATGATGGAGCTGAAtttgaatgatgatgatgagattgaacATATGAAGCTCGACGTTGCATCTGATAATGTAGTCCAGTTATTGGACGATAAGG GAACTGAAAGCCAGACAATTGACGAAGATGTTCCTAGTAAAGTAGAGACTCTGGTTGCTCCATCTGAAGGAgttgaagaacaagaagaagataTTCAAGAGAGTAAGGGAGACGAAGATATTCTGAATAAAACCCAAAATTCAGAAGATTCTAGTCACACCTTGGATGTGGAACCTGAAGAAACTGAAGAGAATGTCCATGCTAGTGAAATCGAGAGTTATGAATTATCTGACCAGAGTTTGAATGTGGAGCCAGTCTTTGAAGAACTTAAAGAATTCATTCAAGAGAGTAAGGGAGACGAGGATATTCTAAGTAAAACCTTGGATGTGCAACCTGAAGAGGTTGAAGATGATGTTCAAAGGGTTGAAGAAACTGAAGAAGTTGAAGATGAAGTTAAAGAGATTGAAGAAGCCGAAGAGGCTGAAGATGGTGTTCAAAAGGTTGAAGAAACTGAAGTGGTTGAAGAGGGTGTTCAAAAGCTTGAAGAAACTGAAGTGGTTGAACATGGTGTTCAAAAGGTTGAACAAACTGAAGTGGTTGAACATGGTGTTCAAATGGTTGAAGAAACCGAAGAGGTTGAAGATGATGTTCAAATGGTTGAAGAAACTGAAGAGGTTAACGATGATGTTCAAGAGATTGAAGAAACTGAAGAGGTTGAGGAAGATATTCAAGAGGTTGAAGATGATGTTCTAATGGTTGAAGAAACTGAAGAGGTTGACGATGATGTTCAAGAGATTGGAGAAGCTGAAGAGGTTGACGAAGATGTTCAAGAGATTGCAGAAACTGAAGTGGTTGAAGAAGTGGAAAATGTTGAAGATGATGTTCTAATGGTTGAAGAAACTGGAGaggttgatgatgatgttcaaGAGATTGGAGAAGCTGAAGAGGTTGACGAAGATGTTCAAGAGATTGAAGAAACTGAAGTGGTTGAAGAAGTGGAAAAGGTTGAAGATGATGTTCTAATGGTTGAAGAAACTGGAGAGGTTGACGATGATGTTCAAGAGATTGAAGGAGCTGAAGATGAACAAAAGGTTGAAGAAACCAAAGATGTTGAAGATGGTGTTCAAAAGGTTGAAGAAGCCGAAGAGGCTgatgataatgttaaaatgGTTGAAGATGTTGTTCGAGAGATTGAAGATGATGTTCAAAAGGTTGAAGAAATTGAAGAGGTTGAAGTTGATGATCAAAAGGTTGTTCAAGAAGTTGAAGAAACCGAAGAGGCTGAAGATAATGTTCAAATGGTTGAAAATGTTGTTCGAGAGATTGAAGAAACTAAAGTGGTTGAATGTGATGTTCAAATGGTTGAAGATGTTGTTCAAGAAATTGAAGATGATGTTCAAAATGTTGAAGTTGATGTTCAAGAGGTTGAAGAAACCGAAGAGGCTGAAGATAATGTTCAAATGGTTGAAGATGTTGTACGAGAGATTGAAGATGATGTTCAAGAGGTTGAAAAAATTGAAGAGGTCGAAGTTGATGTTCAAAAGGTTGAAGAAACCGAAGAGGCTGAAGATAATGTTCAAATGGTTGAAAATGTTGTTCGAGAGATTGAAGAAACTAAAGTGGTTGAAGATGATGTTCAAATGGTTGAAGATGTTGTTCTAATGGTTGAAGTTGATGTTCAAAAGGTTGAAGAAACTCATGAGGATGACCATGTTAGTGAAATGGAGAGTTATGAAGTATTTGACCAGACTTTGAATGCGGAGCCAGACAATTTGCTTCAGGAAGGAATCAAAGAAGTTGTAGAAGATCTTCAAGAGAGTAAGGAAGATCTTGTCAGTAAAATCGAGAACTGGGATGTTTCTAGTCAGAATTCGAATGTGCAAGCTGACTGGGTTGAAGAAGTAGAAGATGATGCCAAAAGTATTGAGGACAACAAGATAACCGTGGAATTGCAAGAAAACAATG AAGAAGACATATCGAAAACAACTGAGGGGTTCGATGTTACAATTGCCCAATTGGAGGATAAAGTTAAAGCCCTCCAATTAAATGATGAAAGCATTGAAATGG GATTTGATGATTTGGTAACTGGGGACAGAGATGCTGAAAAAAACATTGATGTTGCTGCAATTCATGTGGAATCGGTTATTAGTCCATTCAAGAAGccatcattatcattatcatcatcatcatcatcaggcCACGAGAGCTTCCACATTTTGGATGTTaacgaggaggaggagaagaagaagtcgGAGCTTACAACAACAACAGAGGAGGATGCGGTGATGATGAAGAAAGACTACAGTATTTGTAGCTTGAGGCAGCTGAAGAAGGAATTCAAACAAATTGCTGCTGTAAACAACAAAGGAAAGAAGGATGCTGTTTCAGAACAACTGGTTGTAACTGCAGCAAGACCAGCCTTGCAGGTCATTTCAGAGAACTTTAAAATGGTGGGAaactaa
- the LOC124931366 gene encoding Golgi apparatus membrane protein-like protein ECHIDNA: MEAETKSDRGINRETGPTSCFWYQFVERERGRDRELKRKVSDLISVQSLATFGMDLGPPPGENYANPNICFFHVVFKAAALAFYILSTLFVNSFVIIFVITVLLTALDFWVVKNVSGRILVGLRWWNEINDDGESVWKFECLDQESLARMNKKDSWLFWWTLYLSAVAWLVLGIFSLIKFQADYLLVVAVCLTLNAANIVGFTKCRKDAKKQLQDFATQTIASRFSSTIQTAFSVV, translated from the exons ATGGAAGCAGAAACCAAATCCGATCGAGGAATTAACCGTGAAACAGGTCCAACTTCTTGTTTTTGGTACCAATTTGTTGAAAGAGAAAGAGGGCGAGACAGAGAGCTGAAGCGAAAGGTTTCGGATTTGATCTCTGTGCAAAGTCTTGCTACTTTTGGGATGGATCTAGGCCCG CCACCAGGGGAAAATTATGCAAACCCTAACATATGTTTCTTTCACGTGGTCTTCAAG GCTGCAGCATTGGCATTCTATATCCTATCAACTCTCTTCGTGAATAGCTTTGTCATAATTTTTGTTATCACGGTTCTTCTTACTGCTCTTGACTTTTGGGTGGTTAAGAATGTGAGTGGCCGTATCTTGGTTGGTTTGAGATGGTGGAATGAGATAAATGACGATGGTGAGAGTGTTTGGAAATTTGAATGTCTTGACCAAGAG TCATTGGCTCGGATGAACAAGAAAGATTCATGGCTCTTTTGGTGGACACTTTACCTTTCA GCTGTTGCATGGTTAGTTTTGGGAATCTTCTCGCTGATAAAGTTTCAAGCCGATTACCTATTAGTAGTTGCAGTTTGCTTGACCCTGAATGCTGCTAACATTGTTGGATTTACTAAGTGTCGCAAAG ATGCTAAGAAACAGCTTCAAGATTTTGCGACCCAGACTATTGCATCTCGATTCTCATCCACAATACAGACAGCATTTAGCGTAGTATGA
- the LOC124929516 gene encoding psbP domain-containing protein 1, chloroplastic, with product MATALKPLPPPPYSAAGGSLRSASIPSPVNIAAASQSRRLISSVTCSSRRPVSCEPHTATDFVVPRRNAMAMILAGLVSPRIGLNDTALAQQYLVTFREHIDTFDGYSFMYPSNWIQVRGAGADIFFRDPFVLDENISVELSSPSSSNYTSVEDLGSPQEAGQKVLKQYLTEFMSTRLGVRRESSILTTSSRVADDGKLYYQVEVNIKSYASNNELAVMPQDRVVRKEWDRRYLSVLGVENKQLYELRLQTPESVFAEEENDLRRIMESFRVKKVLPA from the exons ATGGCAACCGCGCTAAAACCTCTACCTCCTCCTCCCTACTCCGCCGCCGGCGGTAGCCTCAGGTCGGCGTCCATTCCGTCGCCGGTTAACATTGCTGCCGCCTCACAGAGTCGACGACTCATCTCGTCCGTTACATGTAGTAGCCGGCGTCCTGTTTCCTGCGAACCACACACC GCTACAGATTTTGTGGTTCCGAGGAGGAATGCGATGGCAATGATCCTTGCTGGACTTGTATCCCCAAGGATTGGTCTAAACGATACTGCTCTTGCTCAACAATATTTAGTTACCTTCAGGGAACATATAGATACTTTTGATGGATACTCATTCATGTATCCAAGTAACTGGATTCAAGTTCGTGGCGCTGGTGCTGATATATTCTTCAGGGATCCTTTCGTTCTTGATGAGAATATTTCTGTTGAGTTGTCTTCTCCATCCTCTTCCAACTACACAAGTGTTGAAGATTTAGGTTCTCCTCAAGAAGCTGGACAGAAAGTACTTAAGCAGTACTTGACAGAGTTTATGTCTACTAGACTCGGGGTTAGGCGCGAATCGAGTATTCTCACAACTTCTTCCAGAGTGGCTGATGATGGCAAGTTGTATTATCAAGTTGAG GTGAATATAAAGTCATATGCAAGTAACAATGAGTTGGCAGTTATGCCTCAAGATAGAGTAGTTCGAAAGGAATGGGACAGGAGATATTTATCAGTTCTCGGAGTGGAAAACAAGCAGCTGTATGAATTGCGACTACAAACTCCAGAAAGTGTGTTTGCTGAAGAGGAAAATGATCTTCGTCGGATTATGGAGTCTTTCAGGGTGAAAAAGGTGTTGCCCGCTTGA